AGCGTATGAAGCAGATCGGTAACGTTGAACTGCCTCAAGAAGCTTTCCTTGCCATCCTTCACGTTGGAAAAGACTAGGTATCAATCGCACTAACTATCTGCTGAACATTACTGGTTAAATCGTTTATTTCTTTGTTGCAAAGATTGCAATTAGGTCCACTAGTCACTGCACTTTACGCCTAGAACTAAGCGATGTTTCCTGCGTAATCTTCCTAGCATTTAGTCAGCATGATTGATACAAATTAGAAATATTAAGTAGAGTGAAAGGGTTATACTCTTTCACTTTCGTTATTTTTAAAGAAATGAAATTTAAGGGATATCAATGGCTAATACATTTTCACTTATCTTAGTGATCGTAACTCTAGTGACTGGCATTGTATGGGCGTTGGAAAAGTGGTTGTGGGCAAAGAAGCGCCAGCAGAAACTGGCTGCCGTTGAAGCACAATCGACAGGCCTAGACGCTGAAACGAGCGCAAAAGTTACGGCTCAGCCTTGGTGGGTTGAGAACAGTGTTTCCATTTTCCCGGTCATTGCATTTGTTTTGATTCTGCGTTCATTTATTTATGAACCGTTTCAGATCCCGTCTGGCTCGATGATGCCAACTCTTTTGGTGGGTGACTTTATCTTGGTAGAGAAGTACGCGTACGGTCTAAAAGACCCGGTATGGCGTACTCAACTGGTTGAAACGGGCAAACCAGAACGTGGTGATTCAATCGTATTTAAGTACCCACCTCAGCCTAGTATCGACTACATCAAGCGTGTTGTTGGTATGCCGGGTGACACCATTCGTTACAGCAGTCGTAAAGAGATCTGCATTCAAGCGAAGGGTACAAGTAGCTGTGATCCAGTGAAACTAAGTCACGTTGAAGAAAGCCAATTTGTTCAAGATGGTGTGCCTCTAATTCAGCTGAATGAACAGCTTGGAGACGTAGAGCACCAAATTTTAGTTAACCCATTACGCCGTGATCGTGTGCAAGCATATCAGCCTCGCAATGGTGTTAACGAGTGGGTTGTTCCAGAGGGGCAGTACTTTGTGATGGGTGATAACCGTGACAACAGTGCCGATAGCCGTTACTGGGGCTTTGTCCCTGAAGCAAACCTTGTTGGTAAAGCCGTTGCTATTTGGATCAGCTTCGAATTTGAACATGGTTCAGACAGTGTACTTCCAACATGGATTCCTACTGGTGTGCGTTTTAATCGCATCGGTGGGATTCATTAATCGATCAATTAACACATCGAGAGAGCATGAATTCTCCAATTGATAAACTAGAGAGAAAGATTGGCTATCAGTTTAATGATGCCGATCTTATCCACTTGGCGCTGACTCACCGCAGCGCCGCAGGTAAACATAACGAACGTCTTGAGTTTCTGGGCGATTCAATTTTAAGTTTTGTTATCGCTGATGATCTTTACCACCGTTTTCCTAAGGTAAACGAAGGTGACATGAGCCGTATGCGTGCAACACTAGTGCGTGGTCATACATTGGCTGAACTAGGTCGTGAATTCGAACTAGGAGATTACTTAAAATTAGGTCCAGGTGAGTTGAAGAGTGGCGGTTTCCGTCGTGATTCTATTCTAGCGGATGCGGTTGAAGCGATCATCGGCGCTGTCTATTTAGATAGTGATACCGAGACGGTTCGCGGCATTATTTTAAGCTGGTACCAATCTCGCCTAGATGCTATTCAGCCTGGAGTATCTCAAAAAGATCCAAAAACTCGCCTTCAAGAGTTTTTACAAGGTCGAAGAAATCCTCTACCTGTCTACACAGTGACTAATATTAAAGGTGAAGCACACAACCAAGAGTTTACGGTTGAGTGTGAAGTGGCAGGTGTGGATAAACCTGTTATCGGTAAAGGCACTAGCCGCCGCAAGGCAGAGCAAGCGGCTGCTGAAACAGCATTAGAGCAACTAAGCAATGTCTGATAACAACCAAGATTTCGATATCGATGCATTTTTTTCATCTGATAGCAAAAAAACGGGCCTACCGGAAAACCAGCACTGTGGCTTCATCGCTATTGTCGGTCGCCCAAACGTAGGTAAATCGACGCTTCTGAACCATATTCTGGGGCAGAAGATTTCTATTACATCACGTAAACCACAGACGACACGTCACCGTATTATGGGCGTTGAAACTGAGGGTGATTACCAAGCGATCTTTGTTGATACTCCTGGACTTCATATTGAAGAAAAGCGTGCAATCAACCGTTTGATGAACCGTGCGGCGAACAGTTCTTTGAGTGATGTGAACCTAGTCTTCTTCCTTGTGGATGGAACACACTGGACTGACGACGATGAAATGGTTCTGAACAAACTGAAGAAGACTGACTTCCCAGTTGTACTTTGCATTAACAAAGTTGATAACGTTCAGGATCGTACTAACGTCATGCAGCATATGATGGAAGTCTCTAAAAAGATGGAATTCGTTGATGTTGTGCCAATCTCGGCGAAGCAAGGTAA
The Vibrio kanaloae genome window above contains:
- the era gene encoding GTPase Era gives rise to the protein MSDNNQDFDIDAFFSSDSKKTGLPENQHCGFIAIVGRPNVGKSTLLNHILGQKISITSRKPQTTRHRIMGVETEGDYQAIFVDTPGLHIEEKRAINRLMNRAANSSLSDVNLVFFLVDGTHWTDDDEMVLNKLKKTDFPVVLCINKVDNVQDRTNVMQHMMEVSKKMEFVDVVPISAKQGKNIDVLRKHVREHLPKATHHFPEEYVTDRSQRFMASEIIREKLMRFTGEELPYSVTVEIERFDYNPDNDGFHINALILVERTGQKKMVIGKAGEKIKTIGREARIDMEDLFGRKVYLETWVKVKSGWADDERALRSLGYIDDL
- the lepB gene encoding signal peptidase I, yielding MANTFSLILVIVTLVTGIVWALEKWLWAKKRQQKLAAVEAQSTGLDAETSAKVTAQPWWVENSVSIFPVIAFVLILRSFIYEPFQIPSGSMMPTLLVGDFILVEKYAYGLKDPVWRTQLVETGKPERGDSIVFKYPPQPSIDYIKRVVGMPGDTIRYSSRKEICIQAKGTSSCDPVKLSHVEESQFVQDGVPLIQLNEQLGDVEHQILVNPLRRDRVQAYQPRNGVNEWVVPEGQYFVMGDNRDNSADSRYWGFVPEANLVGKAVAIWISFEFEHGSDSVLPTWIPTGVRFNRIGGIH
- the rnc gene encoding ribonuclease III; the encoded protein is MNSPIDKLERKIGYQFNDADLIHLALTHRSAAGKHNERLEFLGDSILSFVIADDLYHRFPKVNEGDMSRMRATLVRGHTLAELGREFELGDYLKLGPGELKSGGFRRDSILADAVEAIIGAVYLDSDTETVRGIILSWYQSRLDAIQPGVSQKDPKTRLQEFLQGRRNPLPVYTVTNIKGEAHNQEFTVECEVAGVDKPVIGKGTSRRKAEQAAAETALEQLSNV